The Planctellipticum variicoloris DNA window ACGCCGCCGATCGACTGGAGATTGCCGGGCAGCGGCTGGACGCGGCTTACCAGGCGATTGTGGCGCCTCAGGCCGAAACGCTGATGCAGATCGAGCGGCAACTGGCGGAGCTGCGCGACCGGCAGCAGGAGTTGAAGACGCCGGCGCAAGTGGCGGCCTGGCATCGAGACGTCAGTCAACTGCTGCAGCAGCTCGAAGAATTGCATCCTGACAGCGAGAAGCGCGAACTGCTGCTCGAAGCGTTTCAGAAGGCGGGCTGGGGGACTCCGGCGTTTCAGCAGGAGGTCCGGAGGTGGAACCTGGACGGAGGACACTTCGTCCTGCCGCAGAACTATGACCGCCTGCTGGCTCAGGTGCAGGACGAGCTTCAGGCGCGCATCCAGTCGCTGGTGCTGTCGGATCTGACGTCGATCGCCGACGAGGCGACGCCCCCCATGTATCAGGATCTCGTAGAGCGATACCTCAAGGTCCTGTCGCAGGAACGCGGCGGACCGAAATCGGGTCGTTAGACATCTCGCGGACTGCAGTCTGTTTCGTGCTGAGAGTCCTGTGGTTGCGGGTTTCCCAATGACAGATCGACCGAAGATGAAGTCAGACGGACGACTTCAGACGGCAGCTCGCAACGCGATGATCTTCATCGCGGGGTGGACGTTGTCGGCGGCGGGCGTTTCCGCCGAGGAACCGGATCCGCAAATCGTGAAAGCGCGGCGTGAACGCCTCGAGTTCATGAAAGCAACGCTGGATCGCGTCGTTCTGGAGACGACCGACGACCCGCCGCGCCGGATGATCGCGACAGAGCATCCAGTGTTGCGCTACACGAATCCCGTAGCTTCAGCGCACGGCGACGGGGCGACGTTTCTGTGGCTTGACGGCCCTCATCCGGCGGCGGCCGTCAGTCTGTCATTTCGCGATTCGGGGGACCAGTGGTGGGAACTGACTTCGCTGTCTGACCAGCCTCTGCAGGCGACGCGCGACGGCGCTCGGGTCTGGGCTCCGAGGACTGCCAATCGGAAGTTCGATCGTCTCCCCGATGCCCCGGCGCCCGCTGAAAGTCCGACCGCGAGACTGACGCAATTCCGGGCGCTGGCCCGGCGGTTTCAAGTGGAGTCCGCCCGGGAAAACCAGTGGCAGACCGACCGGTTGCTGTCGCAGCCGCTGTTGCGGTGGAGCGACGCGGAACATGGAGTTGTCGACGGTGCGCTGTTTGGATTCTCTGAGGGGACCGATCCGGTCCTGTTGATGACGCTGGAGGTTCGTAGCGATGCCGGGACCGGCGAGAACCATTGGCACTACCTGCTGGGCCGGATGACGTCCTGGCCGATGAGGGTGAAGTTCGATGACCGGGAAATCTGGTCGGTCATTCGCTACTGGAGGAACCCTCGCAGCCCAGAGGATTCGTATCTGGAAGCCAATCTCGGTCCCTATCCGCCTGCAGAAAAGTCGTTAACGCCGTAAGGGCTGCCAACCTCCCCGACTCATTGATCACTTCGAACGCTCTCACTCCGTGGATTTCATGATCGCCACTCTGACACTGCTGACTCCGCTGACGCTGACCGCGGTCCTGCTGCTGGCGGGCGCGATCCTGGCCGGCTTTGGCCTGCTGCGCTGGTGGACCGGGCCGCCCGCCGGGGCGGCTCGCCGGTGGGGACTGCGGGGACTGCGGACGGCTTCCATCGCCACGCTGATCCTGATCCTGCTCAATCCGTCGAACGTCACGCAGACGCCCGGACCGATCGAGCGCCCCGACATCTTCTACCTGCTGGACACGTCGCAGAGCATGTCGGTCGGAGACAGCGAAACCCGCTTCGATCACGCCGTCCGCCTGATGCGCGAAGCGGAGCAGATCGCCGGAGACACCCCGCACGCCGCGCGAAAGCTGTTCCGTTTCGGGCATCGCCTGACAGCGATCGACGACGTCTCGCAACTGGGACTGGCCGATGAGGCCAAACTCGCCGCGGGCCATTCGACCAAAATTCGCGCACAGAGTCCGCGCGACGGGACGTCCCGGAAACCGTTGCTGCCGACCGATTCCGACACGCAGCTCCTGACTGCGTTGCGTCAGGTTTCCAGCCGCTTCGGCCGCCGCCCTCCCGCCGGGATTGTAGTCTTCTCCGACGGTCGAGCCCGCGATGAAAGCGGCGTCGAGCCGCTGGCCGAACAATTCGCCAGGCTGAAGGCCCCCGTGCATGTCGTCCCTGTGGGGGATCTGGGGCGAGGGGGCGACGTCGCGATCGTGGCGGTCGTGGCGCCGCCGAGAGTCCGGCGATTCACCGAGGTGGAAGTCCAGGTCTTCCTGCGCAGCTACGGGTACGAGGGCCGGCGCTGCGAAGTCTCGTTGACCGCTCCCGGCGATCCGGAACATCCGGAAGTGGACCGCAAACTGGCTCCCCCGGTCCCGATCACGCTCCACGACGGATTTCAGTCGGTCGGACTGAGCTTTCGGTCGGATGCCCGGACCCGGAAGCTGCAGATCGACGTGTCGACGCAGCCGGAAGAAGTCTCGACGGCGAATAACCGGTTTCAGACGGAAGTCGGCATCGACCGGACCAAGATCCGCGTGCTGTACGTCGAAGGAAGCTCGCAGCCGCTGCAGCCCGTCCAGCGCGGCGCGAAATACGAAGTCCGCGGCCCCTACTCCGATCTGCAGCAGGCCCTGATTGAAGACGAGGATATCGAATGCGTCGTGCTGGCGTCGGCTGGCGGACAGGGCCGGCTGACTCGGGTCACAGACGCCGGCGGCATCACAACCGCACGCGGGTTCCCGGAGACCGTGGCTGAGCTGGCGGCGTTTGACGCCATGATCCTGAGCGACGTCGCCGCGGACGCATTGACGGATCAGCAACTGGTATGGATTGAGAACTGGATCGGCCAGCGCGGCGGCGGCCTGCTGATGGTCGGCGGCCAGCGGAGCTTTGCATCCGGCAACTGGGATGGGACTCCGCTTGCGCAGATGCTCCCCGTCGATCTGCGACCGGACGCCGACTGGATGCCGGGGACGCAGGTGGAAGTTCGCCCCGCCCCTGCGGCCGCCGCCCATCCCGTCTGGTCGATTGTGACCGACGCCAGGCAGAACGCTGAGATCCTCGCGGCATTTCCGTCGTTCTTTGCCGCCAATCGCTGGCTCGGCGTCAAACCCCACCTGACAACGGTCCTGGCGACGCTGACGCTGGACACGGGCGCACAGAACGAGCCGAGTCGATCGCTCGTTCCGGGATCAAGTCCGGACGTCGCCCCCGCGGGCCAGCCGGCGATCGTGGCGGGGCGCTATGGCCGCGGGCGGACGATGGCGATGGCAATGCCCATTACTCCTCCGTGGGCGAACGACCTGCTGACGAAATGGGGCGACGGCGACCGACGCTACTACGGGAAGTTCTGGCGCAACACGATCTACTGGCTGACGGAGAGTTCTTCCATCGGCCGTCGCCGGCTGGTCGTCAGCGCCGACAAGAAATTCTACCGGCCGGGCGAACCGATCCGGCTGACGGCTTCGGCCTTCGACGAGGCCGCGACCCCGACGGGGAACTACCGGATCACGGGGATGATCGAGCCGCAGTCTTCACTGAGCGAACTTGAGTCGAACGACTCGCCGATACGCTGGCCGGAAGGGAAGCCGCGCGAAAGCGGCGAAACGGGTCCCTTGATCGCCTGGGGCGAAGAGTTCGAGCTGCCGCGTGCCGATCTGTCGGACGGACGTCCGGCGTTCGCGCTGACGCTGCCGGTCGCCGACGCGCTGCTCGTCGGGTCCGCCAGCCAGTCGTTGCGGATCGAAATGACGGCGATGGAGGACTTCACGCAAGTCGACAGCACGTCGCTGGATCTGCAGATCCTTCACGATCCGTTCGAACAGCAGAATCCGTTCCCCAATCACGAACTGCTGGAACGGCTGGCGAGCGGTTCGGGAGGCCGGATTATTCGCGACAGCAATCAACTGGCCGACGTTCTGAAGGATGTAACCCTGACCGTCGGAGCGCCAGTCATCCATCAGTCGCCCATCTGGAGCACGTGGTGGCTCTGGACGTGGCTGCTCGGGCTCCTGACCGTCGAATGGCTCTGGCGACGAATGGTGGGGCTCGCCTGACAGCGGCTCAGTCCATTGAGGAACGGCAATGCACCGGACGATCGCTCTCACACTTCTGCTGCTGGCAGGAACTGACGGCAACGCCGTGCCGGCTCAGGACAATGCCCCTGATGCTGCGCGCGCCGTCGACACAACAGAGACCGAAGCGGACTCCGCCGAGAAGATCAATTTCTATCGGCAGCGACTGCAGGACCACCGTCTCTTCACGGCCGATCGTCCGGATCGCCCCTGCCAACTGGTTGAAACTCCGCTCATGCGCTTCGACAACCCCGTCAGTCGGATCGGAGACGGGATGCTGTTTCTCTGGACGGACAACGGTCGTCCAGTGGCGGCGTTGAAGAGCTACTACAATCTGCCGAACGGCACCTGGGGCCGGACGTTCGTGTCATTGGCGACTCAGCCGCTCGAACTTCGGGTGGACGACCAGCCTGCCTGGACGCCGAAGACAGGGAGCGTCGAGTTCAAGGTCCTGCCCGATGTCTCCTCCCCGGCCGAAAAGCCAGGCGCCCGACTGGTCCAGATGCGGACGATCGCGCGAGAGTTCCAGGTCGTGGACAACTGGGGCGTCAAGAATCCGACCGACTGGCAATTGCGGCTGTTGCCCGCGCCGCTGTACCGCTATGAAGCGCCCGACGAAGGCGTCATCGACGGGACGATTTTCGGCTACGCGCTGTCTGGCCCCGAAGCCTTGCTGCTGCTGGAAGCGCACCAGACCGATGCGGGCCTGGCATGGCGCTATGCGGCGGCGCGCTGCACTCGCTTTCAGGTCACATTTTCCCGTCGAGACGCACAACTGACGGCCTTTCCACGCCTGGACGCCTGGCCCTCGACGGAAACGTACTTCCATGTTGCCCTCCCGATGACCGGCTACCGGTTCGGCAATCCGTTTGGGGGAGCCGGTTCGATCGATGCTAAGGGCGCCAACCGGTAGTTCTTGCGACCCGGATCCGGCGGAAGCACCACAGGGAGATTGGCTCCCGCCGACTGAACGAAGAATTCGTCACACCACGGTCCACCGCGAACCAGTTGCCAGGAGATCTTTGATGATGACCCGCAGACTTTCCACTCGGCTGGCGCATCTTTTTGCCGTGGGGCTGGCGGTTCTGCCAGTCGGCGGCCTGTCCGGCCAAGAAGCCCCGCCGCCGGAAGTCGACACGCTCGCAGCAAAGCGGTTCGCACTCATGCAGGACAGAATCAAGCCGGTCGTCATCAGCTCCGACGAAGCGGATTTCCCGGAACGGCTGAGCCTGCAGCCGGTCTTCCGATACAGCGATCCCGTCCGCCACTACGTCGCGGCGGCAGTCTGGAAACTTGGGGAACAAGGACGGCCGAAAGCGCTGATTACGACCGAACTCCATCGGCAGTACTACGGCCAGCCTCGCATCGTCTACGAATTTCTGTCGCTGTCGCCGACCGCCTTCTCGGCGACGTCACCGGACATTCGGTGGTCTCCCCAGGAAACCGGCCTGAGGTTCAAGCCGATCCCGGACGCGCCGGCTCCGGAGGAGACGCCGCAACGCCGCCTGCTGCAGATCAGGGCGCTCGCCCGACAATTTGCCGGGACGGAAAAGGTGGGCAAGGAGAAAGCCGAACTCCGTCTCCTGCCTCAGCCGATCGATCGTTACACCCCTTTGTCGACCGACCGTGCCGACGGCGCCATTTTTCTGCTGGCGTTCGGCACGAACCCCGAGGTCGCCTTGCTGATCGAATCTGACGGCAAAACCTGGAGTTACGCCGCAGGCCGGCTGACGGGAGCATCTGAAGTCCAGTTGACGTTCGCCGGAGAACCGGCATGGGTGGGAGACCCGGTCAAGTACGGCTCGAATCAGCCGTACACGGCGTCCAACTCGCCGGCGAACATCCCGGGCGTCGGGCCGGACGGGGCGGAGATCGGCGAATGAACTCGGCTTGCCGGACGTTTCGACGCGAATCCGACGACGAAGGAGTCTGCAGTCTGAGATTGAAGAATTCGAGGAACAAATCCGCTTGAGGTGTAGACGCAGTGTCTGTACATTGGCGATAATCTTCCGTTGTCACTCTTCTCCATTCCGGAACCGGTGAACCCGAATATGGCCCGAACTTCGAAAGACATCACCGACGCCGAACTCTCCATCCTGCAACTGCTGTGGGAGCACGGAACCGCAACCGTCCGCACGCTGACGCCCGAACTGTACGGCGACCCGTCGCCGTCATTGTCGCTGTACGCCACCGTGCAGAAACTGCTCCAGCGCCTCGAAGCCAAGCAGTGCGTCGCCAGAAACCGCAAAGTCTGGCCGCACGAGTTTACGGCCACGCTCAAACGCGAGGAATTGATCGCCCGCCAGCTTCAGACGACGGCGGACAAGCTCTGCGAAGGCGAACTCGAACCGCTGCTCACCTGCCTGGTCAAGGTGCATGGCTTGTCCGCCGCCGATCGGCAGTCGCTGCGAGGATTGCTGGATGAGCTGGACCGAAGTCCGAAGAAGAAGAAAAAGGCTCCTCCACAATAGTCCGACTTTTCCCCGCAGCCAGAGGCCCCATGCATGATGTCGCTCGTCTGCATCGCCGCAATCAACGCGCTGACCGTCCTGCCGCTCGCGGTAGCGGCCGCGATCGTCGGCCGTCGCGCGCAACGACCGGCTCTCACTCACCTGCTGTGGGTGCTGGTCCTGGTCAAACTCGTCACCCCCCCGCTGTTCCACCTCCCGCTGGAGTTGTCCTTCCCCTCCGCGATTGCAACGTCCCCGGAACAGTCCCCCGACTTCCCATCCGCAGTCCCCGCCGCCGCGCCGACGCCTGCGATCATTCTCGATCCGCTGATCGACGTTCGGACGGAATCGATCGACCCCGAACTGCAGGTCAATCAGCCGCCGGAACTCGGCACATCCCGGGCGGTTGCCGCCGAGTTCAACCCGACTCGCCACGCGGCCGCGGCTGAGCCTGGGATGCTCCAGCAGTTTCTGGCTCGATCCCGGAACCTTGCCGGCTCCGCCGCCGCGCTCTGGCGATCCCGCCCCGACCTGCAATTCCTGCTGCTGGGAATCTGGCTGACAGGGACTGTCGCCTGGTTGCTCCGGCAAGTCGTCCGGACGATCCAGTTCCGCCGGCGCGTCCTCCGCGAGACCATCGCACCCGCCGAACTTCAGGAACAGACTGCCGAACTGGCGTCGCGCCTGGGGCTGCGCCGCTTTCCGACGGTCCTGGTCGTCGACGCGGCGATTTCGCCGATGCTGTGGGGCTGCGGCAGCCGGGCCAGGCTGTTGTTTCCGGCCGAGCTGGCGGAGCGGCTGGACGACGAGGCCCGCGGCACATTGCTGGCGCACGAACTGGCCCACTTCAACCGGGGCGATCACTGGGTACGTCTCCTGGAGCTGGTGACGACGGCCCTGTTCTGGTGGCACCCGGTCGTCTGGTGGGCGCGCCGTCGGATCGAAGAGTCCGAAGAAGAATGCTGCGATGCCTGGGTAGTGCAGAAATTCCGCGAGACCCCGCGCCGCTATGCGGAAGCGCTGCTCGACACCATCGACTTCCTGTGCGAATCGCGCGAACTGCTCCCGCCAGTCGCCAGCGGACTCGGACAGGCCCCCTTCCTGCGACGCCGGCTGGCGAAAATTCTGGAAGGTCGGACATCCCCCGTGGCCTCTCGACGCGTGCGGGGAGCCGTCGCCGCGGCAGCCATCGTGTTGCTGCCCATGCAGCCATTCGTGTTTGCGACCCCCGACCTGCAGCGCACGCCGATCACGCTCCTCGCGACGCCGCGAGATTCAGAGAATGGACTTCGCGAATTCAGCGGAACGACTCCAGATTCGCCGGGCGATGCCGGCGAAGCCGCGCCTCCGCGTCAGGGATCTGAACCCCCGGCGGCGCAGCCGGACGCCCCTGCAACACGTTCGGCAAAGACGCGCTCGCGGGCGGCGCGCGGCGAAAAGGTCTGGGCCACCGCGGTTTCTCCCGACGGGCGGTACGTCGTCCGGACGTCGACCGCCCGTCGCATGACGCTGACTGACCTGAAAACCGAACTCGAAAGTGATCTGTCCAATCGCCAGATCACCGGGCTCGCCTTCAGCCCCGCGGGCGACTGGTTCGCAACAACCGGCCAGGACGGGGCCCTCGTCGCCTGGGACTCCGCACGCGGGGTTCCCGTACAAACCGTGCTGACCCACGGCGACAGCCTGCAAACCGTGGCGGTCTCGCCCCAGGGGACGATCATCGCCGCCGGCGGACGCGACGGTTCCGTCCTGCTGATCGACGCAGTGTCCGGCGAGCCGATGATCGATGTTCCTCGTTTTCCGGCGTCCGTCAATTGCGTCCGATTCTCGCCGGATGGTCGACAGCTCGCGGTCTCGGTCGGCGACTGGATGTCGAGCGGCCCTCGCGAAGTGGTTCTGCTCGACGTCGATACGGGAAGGACGCGAACGACGCTGCGCTGCAGTTCCGCACCAGGCGCAGTCGCCTTCGCCAGCAATGACGAGCTGATCATCGGACTCTGGAACGGCGAAACCCAGCTCTGGAATCTGGCCCGCCGGACGCTGGTCGGGACCGCCGACGCCGACAAGAGCGTCGTCGCCACCGCCGCCTTTTCTCCCGACAACCCGTCCCTGAGAGAAGTCGTATTCGTCGGCGAGCACGCCCTCCAGGATCCGCTCCGACGCGACGCCGGAAACTTGCCGAC harbors:
- a CDS encoding glutamine amidotransferase, which codes for MIATLTLLTPLTLTAVLLLAGAILAGFGLLRWWTGPPAGAARRWGLRGLRTASIATLILILLNPSNVTQTPGPIERPDIFYLLDTSQSMSVGDSETRFDHAVRLMREAEQIAGDTPHAARKLFRFGHRLTAIDDVSQLGLADEAKLAAGHSTKIRAQSPRDGTSRKPLLPTDSDTQLLTALRQVSSRFGRRPPAGIVVFSDGRARDESGVEPLAEQFARLKAPVHVVPVGDLGRGGDVAIVAVVAPPRVRRFTEVEVQVFLRSYGYEGRRCEVSLTAPGDPEHPEVDRKLAPPVPITLHDGFQSVGLSFRSDARTRKLQIDVSTQPEEVSTANNRFQTEVGIDRTKIRVLYVEGSSQPLQPVQRGAKYEVRGPYSDLQQALIEDEDIECVVLASAGGQGRLTRVTDAGGITTARGFPETVAELAAFDAMILSDVAADALTDQQLVWIENWIGQRGGGLLMVGGQRSFASGNWDGTPLAQMLPVDLRPDADWMPGTQVEVRPAPAAAAHPVWSIVTDARQNAEILAAFPSFFAANRWLGVKPHLTTVLATLTLDTGAQNEPSRSLVPGSSPDVAPAGQPAIVAGRYGRGRTMAMAMPITPPWANDLLTKWGDGDRRYYGKFWRNTIYWLTESSSIGRRRLVVSADKKFYRPGEPIRLTASAFDEAATPTGNYRITGMIEPQSSLSELESNDSPIRWPEGKPRESGETGPLIAWGEEFELPRADLSDGRPAFALTLPVADALLVGSASQSLRIEMTAMEDFTQVDSTSLDLQILHDPFEQQNPFPNHELLERLASGSGGRIIRDSNQLADVLKDVTLTVGAPVIHQSPIWSTWWLWTWLLGLLTVEWLWRRMVGLA
- a CDS encoding BlaI/MecI/CopY family transcriptional regulator — translated: MARTSKDITDAELSILQLLWEHGTATVRTLTPELYGDPSPSLSLYATVQKLLQRLEAKQCVARNRKVWPHEFTATLKREELIARQLQTTADKLCEGELEPLLTCLVKVHGLSAADRQSLRGLLDELDRSPKKKKKAPPQ
- a CDS encoding M56 family metallopeptidase produces the protein MMSLVCIAAINALTVLPLAVAAAIVGRRAQRPALTHLLWVLVLVKLVTPPLFHLPLELSFPSAIATSPEQSPDFPSAVPAAAPTPAIILDPLIDVRTESIDPELQVNQPPELGTSRAVAAEFNPTRHAAAAEPGMLQQFLARSRNLAGSAAALWRSRPDLQFLLLGIWLTGTVAWLLRQVVRTIQFRRRVLRETIAPAELQEQTAELASRLGLRRFPTVLVVDAAISPMLWGCGSRARLLFPAELAERLDDEARGTLLAHELAHFNRGDHWVRLLELVTTALFWWHPVVWWARRRIEESEEECCDAWVVQKFRETPRRYAEALLDTIDFLCESRELLPPVASGLGQAPFLRRRLAKILEGRTSPVASRRVRGAVAAAAIVLLPMQPFVFATPDLQRTPITLLATPRDSENGLREFSGTTPDSPGDAGEAAPPRQGSEPPAAQPDAPATRSAKTRSRAARGEKVWATAVSPDGRYVVRTSTARRMTLTDLKTELESDLSNRQITGLAFSPAGDWFATTGQDGALVAWDSARGVPVQTVLTHGDSLQTVAVSPQGTIIAAGGRDGSVLLIDAVSGEPMIDVPRFPASVNCVRFSPDGRQLAVSVGDWMSSGPREVVLLDVDTGRTRTTLRCSSAPGAVAFASNDELIIGLWNGETQLWNLARRTLVGTADADKSVVATAAFSPDNPSLREVVFVGEHALQDPLRRDAGNLPTALFDLFQ